A stretch of the Arthrobacter sp. PAMC 25486 genome encodes the following:
- a CDS encoding metal ABC transporter substrate-binding protein — translation MSTHPYRYPRPLRRALAAGMATLALAGCTTAASTSVEGAGKDRPVVLTTFTVLADIAQNVAGDRLTVESITKAGAEIHGYEPTPGDIRKAGKADLILDNGLGLEAWFEQFVQDVKAPHAVVTEGVETINIAEDAYKDLPNPHAWMSPKNVQIYVNNMVDAFQKLDPANAAFYESNGAAYNATLQQVQDGLVKDLAVLPSNQRALVSCEGAFSYLARDAGLTEKYIWAVNAEQQATPQQIAGTIEFVRTNKVPAVFCESTVSAAPMERVVEATDAVFGGTLYVDSLSEADGPVPTYLDLIRHDANVIVEALTGAPQGATR, via the coding sequence ATGTCAACTCATCCCTACCGTTACCCTCGTCCCCTCCGCCGCGCCCTGGCAGCCGGCATGGCCACACTTGCCCTGGCCGGCTGCACCACTGCGGCCTCCACCTCCGTGGAAGGCGCTGGCAAGGACCGCCCGGTCGTCCTCACAACGTTTACGGTCCTTGCCGACATAGCCCAGAACGTGGCGGGGGACAGGCTCACCGTCGAATCCATCACGAAGGCCGGCGCCGAGATCCACGGCTACGAGCCGACACCCGGCGATATCCGCAAGGCTGGCAAGGCCGATCTAATCCTGGATAACGGCTTGGGCCTTGAAGCCTGGTTCGAGCAATTCGTGCAGGACGTCAAGGCACCCCACGCCGTTGTGACGGAAGGCGTGGAAACCATCAACATCGCCGAAGACGCCTACAAGGATCTCCCCAACCCGCACGCCTGGATGTCGCCCAAAAACGTACAAATATACGTCAACAACATGGTGGACGCCTTCCAAAAATTGGATCCCGCAAACGCCGCGTTCTACGAAAGCAACGGGGCCGCCTATAACGCAACCCTGCAGCAAGTCCAGGACGGCCTTGTCAAGGACCTTGCCGTGCTGCCCTCGAACCAGCGCGCCCTGGTGAGCTGTGAAGGCGCCTTCTCCTACTTGGCCCGCGATGCCGGACTCACTGAGAAGTACATTTGGGCCGTCAACGCAGAACAGCAGGCCACGCCCCAGCAAATCGCCGGCACCATCGAATTTGTCCGGACCAACAAGGTACCTGCAGTATTTTGCGAATCCACTGTCTCCGCTGCCCCCATGGAGCGGGTGGTGGAGGCTACCGACGCAGTCTTTGGCGGTACGCTCTACGTCGACTCGCTGTCCGAGGCCGATGGCCCCGTACCCACGTATTTGGACTTGATCCGGCACGATGCGAACGTCATCGTCGAGGCGCTCACCGGCGCCCCACAGGGAGCCACGCGATGA
- a CDS encoding DedA family protein, translated as MIEFLLSVSGHPWSYVVVALCCLVDGFFPPIPSEALVVGMASLAASQGGPGLWPLLLAAVVGAFLGDTLAYVLGRRMGVSRFAWMRRPVMQRAFAKAGRELESRGVSMILVARFVPVARVAVNLTAGASNYRSRKFVAVTALSATLWGIYSVGIGALAGVWMREHPLLALLAAIAVAGLFGLALEKAAGALRTRRAAARSTVSRSAAAHCSAGEEVPGSAGEEVPARPLAAASRE; from the coding sequence ATGATTGAGTTCCTGCTGTCCGTGTCCGGCCACCCGTGGAGCTATGTGGTGGTGGCACTCTGCTGTCTCGTGGATGGGTTCTTCCCGCCGATTCCCAGCGAAGCGCTCGTGGTTGGCATGGCGTCTCTGGCTGCCTCCCAAGGCGGGCCGGGACTGTGGCCACTGTTGTTGGCGGCAGTCGTCGGAGCCTTTCTAGGCGACACCCTCGCCTACGTCCTCGGGCGGAGGATGGGTGTCAGCCGTTTCGCCTGGATGCGGCGCCCGGTGATGCAAAGGGCGTTTGCCAAGGCCGGCAGAGAACTTGAAAGCAGGGGAGTCTCCATGATTCTAGTGGCCAGGTTCGTCCCCGTGGCCCGGGTGGCCGTCAATCTCACCGCCGGTGCCAGCAACTACCGGTCACGGAAATTCGTCGCCGTGACAGCGCTCTCCGCAACGTTGTGGGGAATCTACTCTGTGGGAATCGGTGCGCTGGCGGGAGTCTGGATGCGCGAGCACCCCCTGTTGGCGTTGCTGGCGGCGATTGCGGTGGCAGGATTGTTTGGCCTTGCCCTGGAGAAGGCAGCCGGCGCCTTGCGCACCCGTCGTGCGGCAGCCCGGAGCACGGTGTCCCGGAGCGCTGCGGCTCATTGTTCGGCAGGGGAAGAAGTGCCGGGTTCGGCAGGGGAAGAAGTGCCGGCGAGGCCTCTGGCGGCGGCTTCCCGCGAGTAG
- a CDS encoding DUF3604 domain-containing protein, with the protein MALIRPQSGLGAYAGMAAYAGDLHNHCAISYGHGTLADAYRNARLQLDFATVTGHAAWHDMPSEPAHVSDYHSAGFARLRGHWPEVQRLTEEVNVDGSFVSLLSFEWHSMTYGDHCVYYKSGTGPLEPAQAQSLEELREVLRGLGKAGLEAFVIPHHIGYRADRRGINWNTYDPELSPVVELVSMHGCGESADAPRNYLHTMGPRDAGSMADRGLELGNTFGFIGSTDHHSAHPGSHGHGRAMVWAEELTRDGIWDAIKNRRTYAATGDRIMLATSIDGHPMGAEYTNPGMREITVEVLGGDTVDYVEIMRNNEVIAKSGPTAVDAFEFDGMLAVSVGWGEVGVLNRWNVQIEIRGGRIQGVEPRFHGYDIVEPSAAEPDSFSFSHWDQQDAQHLSFTTETHGNPNVLTDATQQMALHVTGNKNTVLSVTFNGKQVHRTIGELLRGPQSEYLGGFLTGAMLLHRAVPHTARHLTIEHTDTGTQAPRDQYYARVRQHNDHYAWSSPTFINN; encoded by the coding sequence ATGGCTCTTATCCGTCCCCAGTCCGGCCTTGGCGCGTATGCCGGCATGGCCGCCTATGCCGGAGACCTGCATAACCACTGCGCGATCAGCTACGGCCACGGCACCCTGGCCGACGCCTACCGCAACGCCCGGTTGCAGTTGGACTTCGCGACCGTGACCGGCCATGCTGCCTGGCATGACATGCCCAGCGAGCCGGCGCATGTCAGTGACTACCACAGTGCCGGGTTTGCCCGGCTGCGCGGGCACTGGCCCGAGGTGCAGCGGCTGACTGAGGAGGTCAACGTGGACGGGTCCTTCGTTTCGTTGCTGTCCTTTGAGTGGCATTCGATGACGTACGGGGACCACTGCGTGTACTACAAGTCGGGCACGGGGCCGCTGGAACCGGCCCAGGCACAGTCCCTGGAGGAACTACGAGAGGTGCTGCGCGGTCTGGGCAAGGCAGGGCTGGAAGCGTTCGTGATCCCGCACCACATCGGCTACCGTGCGGATCGGCGCGGGATCAACTGGAACACCTATGACCCCGAGCTCTCACCGGTGGTGGAGCTGGTCTCGATGCATGGCTGCGGGGAAAGCGCCGACGCGCCCCGGAACTACCTGCATACCATGGGCCCGCGCGATGCCGGCTCGATGGCCGACAGGGGCCTGGAACTGGGCAACACCTTCGGGTTCATCGGCTCCACCGACCACCACAGCGCGCACCCCGGCTCCCACGGCCACGGCCGCGCCATGGTCTGGGCCGAGGAACTCACCCGCGACGGGATCTGGGACGCGATCAAGAACCGCCGCACCTACGCCGCCACCGGGGACCGGATCATGCTCGCTACCAGCATCGACGGGCACCCCATGGGCGCCGAATATACGAACCCCGGGATGCGGGAAATCACTGTCGAGGTCCTGGGCGGAGACACCGTGGACTACGTGGAAATCATGCGTAATAACGAGGTCATCGCTAAAAGCGGCCCCACCGCCGTGGATGCCTTCGAGTTCGACGGCATGCTCGCCGTCAGCGTCGGCTGGGGCGAAGTCGGTGTCCTGAACCGGTGGAACGTCCAGATCGAGATCCGCGGCGGCCGCATCCAGGGCGTGGAACCGCGCTTCCACGGCTACGACATCGTTGAACCCAGCGCCGCGGAACCCGACAGCTTCAGCTTCTCCCACTGGGACCAACAAGACGCCCAACACCTCTCCTTCACCACCGAAACCCACGGCAACCCCAACGTGCTCACCGACGCCACCCAACAAATGGCCCTGCACGTCACCGGTAACAAAAACACCGTCCTGTCCGTGACGTTCAACGGCAAGCAAGTCCACCGCACCATCGGTGAACTCCTACGCGGGCCACAGTCCGAGTACCTCGGCGGCTTCCTCACCGGCGCGATGCTCCTGCACCGCGCCGTCCCCCACACCGCCCGCCACCTCACCATCGAGCACACCGACACCGGAACCCAGGCCCCCCGCGACCAGTACTACGCCCGCGTCCGCCAACACAACGACCACTACGCCTGGAGCTCACCAACCTTCATCAACAACTAA
- a CDS encoding sulfatase, with product MPLQTARRPNVVLILTDDHAAHAVGAYGSLVNETPRIDEIAGNGWVLANCFATNALCSPSRASILTGTYSHVNGVRTLSTPLDNSQPTFISLLKEAGYRTAVVGKWHLGEGEGHDPQGFDYWDVLIDQGEYFDPTFLSPAGRRTVPGYATDVITDLALEWVQGLEGEEPWVVLINHKAPHRPWQPDAKHANMYKDPIPVPRTFTDDLATRSVATRRATMGVAEFLNMADLKELPPEGLSFEELAVWKYQRYMEDYLACVASVDDNVGRVTDWLRASGQFEDTLLMYTSDQGFFLGDHGWFDKRFMYEEALRMPFVLSYPAALAPGKTFHGITTNVDVAQLILDAAGVAHHERMQGRSIWPELRQAPVAGPVEGMYYRYFENDDAQHRAPAHYGYRSERYKIIYFYNDGLGLPGTGRAVFHPEWELYDLVADPEEIRNVFHDPAYASVRAQMQVKLWRRQHEVGDEPHHSQARPVGA from the coding sequence ATGCCCCTACAGACTGCTCGCCGGCCGAATGTTGTTTTGATTTTGACTGATGATCATGCTGCGCATGCTGTGGGTGCGTATGGGTCGTTGGTGAATGAGACGCCGCGGATTGATGAGATCGCGGGGAATGGGTGGGTGTTGGCGAATTGTTTTGCCACGAATGCGTTGTGTTCTCCGAGTCGGGCCTCGATTTTGACGGGTACGTATAGCCATGTGAATGGGGTGAGGACGTTGTCGACGCCGTTGGATAACAGCCAGCCGACGTTTATTTCCTTGTTGAAGGAGGCTGGTTACCGTACGGCGGTGGTGGGGAAGTGGCATTTGGGTGAGGGGGAGGGGCATGATCCGCAGGGTTTTGATTACTGGGATGTGTTGATTGATCAGGGGGAGTATTTTGATCCGACGTTTCTCTCGCCTGCAGGGCGCCGGACCGTGCCGGGGTATGCCACGGATGTCATCACGGATTTAGCGTTGGAGTGGGTGCAGGGGTTGGAGGGGGAGGAGCCGTGGGTGGTGTTGATCAACCACAAGGCCCCGCATCGTCCGTGGCAGCCGGATGCGAAGCACGCGAACATGTATAAGGATCCGATTCCGGTGCCGAGGACGTTCACGGATGATTTAGCCACACGTTCGGTGGCGACGCGGCGGGCCACGATGGGTGTGGCGGAGTTCTTGAACATGGCCGATTTGAAGGAACTACCGCCGGAAGGGCTCAGTTTTGAGGAGTTGGCGGTGTGGAAGTATCAGCGTTACATGGAGGATTATTTGGCGTGTGTGGCCTCGGTCGATGACAATGTGGGGCGGGTGACGGACTGGTTGCGGGCCAGTGGGCAGTTCGAGGACACCTTGTTGATGTATACCTCGGACCAGGGCTTTTTCCTGGGTGATCATGGCTGGTTCGACAAGCGCTTCATGTATGAGGAAGCGTTGCGGATGCCGTTCGTGCTCAGCTACCCGGCGGCCCTGGCGCCCGGGAAGACGTTCCACGGGATCACCACGAACGTTGATGTCGCGCAGCTGATCCTGGATGCTGCCGGGGTGGCTCATCATGAACGGATGCAGGGCCGGAGCATTTGGCCGGAATTGCGCCAGGCGCCGGTGGCCGGGCCCGTGGAGGGCATGTATTACCGCTATTTTGAGAACGATGATGCCCAGCACCGGGCCCCGGCCCATTACGGGTACCGGAGCGAGCGGTACAAGATCATCTACTTCTACAACGACGGGTTGGGGTTGCCGGGCACCGGCAGAGCCGTGTTCCATCCCGAGTGGGAACTCTATGACCTGGTGGCGGATCCGGAAGAGATACGCAACGTGTTCCACGACCCCGCCTATGCTTCGGTGCGGGCGCAGATGCAGGTGAAGTTGTGGCGGCGCCAGCACGAGGTCGGTGATGAACCGCACCACTCCCAGGCCCGCCCCGTCGGCGCCTAA
- a CDS encoding hydroxyacid dehydrogenase, protein MSNNEENLKVALAMSQAVSHRIFPARVLDYLESGATLLNREPMTEFSSERSLALLAEAQALVTGWGCAMINDEVLHAAPNLRYILHAGGTVKNHVDKVCWERGVEISTAADANAIPVAEYTVAMVILANKRVLQVGRKVHTLRTIVHAEEEYPDLGNYNKRVGVIGASKIGRHVIRMLGQYELEVVVADPFLSDAEATALGAAKVTLAELAATSDVVSLHAPSLPSTLNMINAELIASFKPGATFINTARGELVDQAALLERIQQDDLFAVLDVTTPWDLPSDSGLFTHPNVLVTPHMAGSLGTELERLAMSTVGEAHRLARGEALKFRLPPEQLDLTA, encoded by the coding sequence GTGAGCAACAACGAGGAAAACCTCAAGGTGGCACTGGCCATGTCCCAGGCCGTGTCCCACAGAATCTTCCCGGCCAGGGTGCTGGACTATCTTGAATCCGGTGCCACCCTGCTCAACCGTGAACCAATGACTGAGTTCTCCAGCGAGCGTTCCCTTGCCCTGCTGGCTGAAGCGCAGGCCCTGGTCACAGGCTGGGGATGCGCCATGATCAACGACGAAGTGCTCCATGCCGCGCCGAATTTGCGCTACATCCTGCATGCCGGCGGCACCGTGAAAAACCATGTGGACAAGGTATGTTGGGAGCGCGGCGTCGAGATCAGCACGGCCGCCGATGCCAACGCCATCCCCGTAGCTGAGTACACGGTAGCCATGGTGATCCTGGCGAATAAGCGTGTGCTGCAGGTGGGACGTAAAGTCCACACGCTCCGCACAATCGTCCATGCCGAGGAGGAATATCCCGACCTTGGCAACTACAACAAGCGGGTCGGCGTCATTGGCGCCTCTAAAATCGGCCGGCACGTGATCCGGATGCTGGGGCAGTACGAGCTTGAAGTGGTGGTGGCAGACCCCTTCCTGTCCGACGCCGAAGCAACAGCCCTCGGGGCGGCGAAGGTGACGCTGGCGGAACTTGCCGCCACATCCGACGTCGTGAGCTTGCATGCACCGTCCCTGCCTTCCACCTTGAACATGATCAATGCCGAACTGATTGCCAGCTTCAAGCCGGGTGCCACGTTTATCAACACGGCCCGAGGAGAGCTCGTCGACCAGGCCGCACTTTTGGAGCGAATTCAACAGGATGACCTGTTTGCGGTGCTGGACGTGACGACTCCCTGGGACCTGCCCTCGGATTCCGGCCTCTTCACCCATCCCAACGTGCTCGTCACCCCACACATGGCCGGATCCCTCGGAACCGAACTCGAGCGCTTGGCCATGAGCACCGTGGGAGAGGCGCACCGCCTGGCGCGCGGGGAAGCCTTGAAATTCAGGCTTCCGCCGGAGCAGCTGGACCTGACCGCCTGA